From Salvelinus namaycush isolate Seneca chromosome 27, SaNama_1.0, whole genome shotgun sequence, the proteins below share one genomic window:
- the LOC120022494 gene encoding chromodomain-helicase-DNA-binding protein 4-like isoform X5: protein MSGSEDDRDDFGAPEDRSLMQDEEEEMSESEAPKVKKKKAKKSRENKSSKRRTSRREDVPMSSPEPMETPEVDRDEERAAPRSDSEGSDYNPGKKKKKNRGSTSKEKKRSSTSTDRNGGGKDKRKDPEPEEEEDEDDDDDSLEPKTSSQLLDDWGMEDIDHVFSDEDYRSLTNYKAFSQYVRPLIAAKNPKIAVSKMMMVLGAKWREFSTNNPLRGSAAATAALAAANVSAAVESMVAEVAPAPVAEPQAPVAPPLKKAKTKEGKGPNARKKSRPTPKPAEKKKVATKKVAPLKIKLGGFNSKRKRSSSEEDEPDVESDFDDASMNSVSVSDGSNSRSSRSKKPKSKPKKKKGLYSAVEEDGDGYETDHQDYCEVCQQGGEIILCDTCPRAYHMVCLDPDMENAPEGTWSCPHCEKEGKQWEAREEGSEEEEEEVEAEPEEDDHHMEFCRVCKDGGELLCCDSCPSSYHIHCLNPPLPEIPNGEWICPRCTCPPMKGKVQKILTWRWGDPPPPTPIPRPPDLPADQPDPAPLAGRPEREFFAKWSNMSYWHCSWVSELQLELHCQVMFRNYQRKNDMDEPPSVDFGEGDEEKSTKRKAKDPLYAKMEEKYYRFGIKIAWMMIHRILNHSQDKKNNVHYLIKWKDLAYDQATWEAEDMDIPEFDVFRQQYWNHRELMMGDEGKPGKKIKVKGKTKRMDRPPENPVVDPTIKFERQPDYIDSTGGNLHPYQLEGLNWLRFSWAQGTDTILADEMGLGKTVQTAVFLYSLYKEGHSKGPFLVSAPLSTIINWEREFEMWAPDMYVVTYVGDKDSRAVIRENEFSFENNAIRGGKRASKMKKDSSVKFHVLLTSYELITIDMAILGSIDWACLVVDEAHRLKNNQSKFFRVLNNYPLQHKLLLTGTPLQNNLEELFHLLNFLTPERFSNLEGFLEEFADIAKEDQIKKLHDMLGPHMLRRLKADVFKHMPSKTELIVRVELSPMQKKYYKFILTRNFEALNTRSGGNQVSLLNVVMDLKKCCNHPYLFPVAAMEAPKMPNGMYDGSALTKSAGKLTLMQKMMRKLKDGGHRVLIFSQMTKMLDLLEDFLENEGYKYERIDGSITGGMRQEAIDRFNAPGALQFAFLLSTRAGGLGINLATADTVIIYDSDWNPHNDIQAFSRAHRIGQNKKVMIYRFVTKASVEERITQVAKKKMMLTHLVVRPGLGSKTGSMSKQELDDILKFGTEELFKDELGKGDKEGENKEEDSQVIHYDDMAVDRLLDRNQESETPEETEIGSMNEYLGSFKVAQYVVKDEEEAEEEVQREIIKQEESVDPDYWEKLLRHHYEQQQEDLARNLGKGKRIRKQVNYNDGSQEDRGSRRADWQDDQSDNNSDYSVASEEGDEDFDERAEANSRRPNRKGMRGDRDKPLPPLLARVGGNIEVLGFNVRQRKAFLNAVMRYGMPPQDAFTTQWLVRDLRGKSEKEFKAYVSLFMRHLCEPGADGAETFADGVPREGLSRQHVLTRIGVMSLIRKKVQEFEHVNGQWSMPWMMELEESKKAAAAAAAGARPDSPGKTPSTGTPADTQPNTPATAPKTPSTGTPADTQPNTPAPADDPSKTEDATKDGEKEEKKDGEVEKEESRKTEDPEVNAIPDKEEKTPSPEPKEKDEDEPMETDKPANGEAEKEKDGETAEKSAQGEEETKSPAAEAKMDVSEVKSEDSEAKAEEKKEKTEKMDTTPASEEKKEQKEEKDGAKAEELAKLQNGDSVKEVVAAGVSEEKKKAKTRFMFNIADGGFTELHSLWQNEERAATVTKKTNEIWHRRHDYWLLAGIIQHGYARWQDIQNDVKYAILNEPFKAEMNRGNFLEIKNKFLARRFKLLEQALVIEEQLRRAAYLNMSEDPSHPSMALNTRFSEVECLAESHQHLSKESMSGNKPANAVLHKVLKQLEELLSDMKADVTRLPATIARIPPVAVRLQMSERNILSRLASRGPEPQPQQPQLSQQ from the exons ATGTCTGGAAGCGAGGACGATAGGGATGATTTTGGAGCCCCAGAGGACCGGTCTCTAATGCAAG atgaggaagaggagatgTCAGAGAGTGAGGCCCCGAAGGTGAAGAAGAAGAAGGCCAAGAAGAGCCGGGAGAACAAAAGCAGCAAGAGGCGGACCTCTCGCAGAGAG GATGTGCCTATGAGCTCCCCTGAGCCCATGGAGACCCCCGAGGTGGACAGGGACGAGGAGCGAGCGGCACCCCGCTCGGACAGCGAGGGCAGCGACTACAACCcggggaagaagaagaagaagaacagggGGAGCACCTCCAAGGAGAAGAAAAGGAGCAGCACCAGCACTGACAGAAACGGCGGAGGAAAGGACAAGAGGAAGGACCCTGAacctgaggaagaggaggatgaggacgaTGACGACGATAGCTTG GAGCCTAAGACGTCGTCCCAGCTCCTGGATGACTGGGGAATGGAGGACATTGACCACGTCTTCAGCGACGAGGACTACCGCTCCCTCACCAACTACAAGGCCTTCAGCCAATATGTCAG ACCACTCATCGCGGCCAAGAACCCCAAGATCGCCGTGTCCAAGATGATGATGGTACTGGGTGCCAAGTGGCGTGAGTTCAGCACCAACAATCCCCTGAGAGGCTCCGCCGCCGCCACTGCCGCCTTGGCCGCCGCCAACGTGTCTGCCGCAGTGGAGAGCATGGTGGCGGAGGTCGCTCCCGCCCCGGTCGCCGAGCCCCAGGCACCGGTCGCCCCGCCTCTGAAAAAGGCCAAGACCAAAGAGGGCAAAGGTCCTAATGCTCGTAAGAAGTCCAGGCCCACCCCCAAGCCTGCAGAGAAGAAGAAAGTGGCTACAAAGAAGGTAGCTCCGCTCAAGATCAAACTAGGAGGCTTCAACAGCAAGAGGAAACGCTCCTCG AGTGAAGAGGATGAGCCTGACGTGGAGAGTGACTTTGACGACGCCAGCATGAACAGCGTGTCCGTGTCGGACGGCTCCAACAGCCGCAGCAGCCGCTCCAAGAAGCCCAAGAGCAAGCCCAAGAAGAAGAAGGGTCTGTactctgcag TCGAGGAGGACGGTGACGGATATGAGACAGACCACCAGGACTACTGTGAGGTGTGCCAGCAGGGAGGGGAGATCATTCTGTGCGACACCTGTCCCAGGGCCTACCACATGGTGTGTCTGGACCCCGACATGGAGAACGCCCCAGAGGGCACCTGGAGCTGCCCACACTGC GAGAAGGAGGGCAAACAGTGGGAGGCGCGGGAGGAGGGctcagaagaagaggaggaggaggtggaggcagAGCCGGAGGAGGATGACCACCACATGGAGTTCTGCAGGGTGTGTAAGGACGGTGGCGAGCTGCTCTGCTGCGACTCCTGTCCCTCCTCCTACCACATCCACTGTCTCAACCCGCCCCTGCCTGAGATCCCCAACGGAGAGTGGATCTGCCCACGCTGCACT TGTCCACCCATGAAGGGCAAGGTGCAGAAGATTCTGACGTGGCGCTGGGGCGACCCCCCTCCGCCCACGCCCATCCCCCGCCCCCCAGACCTCCCGGCTGACCAGCCTGACCCCGCCCCTCTGGCCGGGCGCCCTGAGAGGGAGTTCTTCGCCAAGTGGAGCAACATGTCCTACTGGCACTGCTCCTGGGTGTCTGAGCTGCAG TTGGAGCTGCACTGTCAGGTGATGTTCAGGAACTACCAGAGGAAGAACGACATGGACGAGCCTCCTTCAGTAGACTTTGGCGAGGGCGACGAGGAAAAGAGCACGAAGAGGAAGGCCAAGGACCCGCTCTACGCCAAGATGGAGGAGAAGTACTACCGCTTCGGCATCAAGATCGCCTGGATGATGATTCACCGCATCCTTAACCACAG TCAGGACAAGAAGAATAACGTACACTACCTCATCAAGTGGAAAGACCTTGCCTACGACCAGGCCACCTGGGAGGCTGAGGACATGGACATCCCAGAGTTTGACGTCTTCAGACAGCAGTACTGGAACCACAG GGAGCTGATGATGGGCGACGAGGGTAAACCAGGGAAGAAGATCAAGGTGAAAGGCAAGACGAAGAGGATGGACCGGCCTCCTGAGAATCCTGTCGTTGAT CCCACCATCAAGTTTGAGCGGCAGCCTGATTACATAGACAGTACGGGGGGCAACCTGCACCCCTACCAGCTGGAGGGTCTCAACTGGCTGCGTTTCTCCTGGGCACAGGGCACAGACACTATTCTGGCTGACGAGATGGGACTGGGCAAGACTGTGCAGACTGCCGTGTTCCTCTACTCACTCTacaaagag GGTCACTCCAAGGGCCCGTTCCTGGTGAGCGCCCCCCTGTCTACCATCATTAACtgggagagagagtttgagatGTGGGCACCGGACATGTACGTGGTGACCTACGTAGGAGACAAGGACAGCAGAGCCGTCATCAGAGAGAACGAGTTCTCCTTCGAGAACAACGCCATCCGTGGAGGCAAGAGGGCTTCTAAGATGAAG AAAGACTCATCGGTGAAGTTCCATGTGCTGCTGACGTCCTATGAGTTGATCACCATCGACATGGCCATCCTAGGTTCCATAGATTGGGCCTGTCTGGTGGTCGATGAGGCCCACAGGCTCAAAAACAACCAGTCCAAG TTCTTCAGAGTGCTGAACAACTATCCTCTCCAGCACAAGCTGCTACTGACCGGTACACCTCTACAGAACAACCTGGAAGAGTTGTTCCACCTCCTCAACTTCCTCACGCCAGAGagattcag tAACCTGGAGGGTTTCCTGGAAGAGTTTGCTGACATTGCCAAAGAGGACCAGATCAAGAAGCTGCATGACATGCTGGGACCCCACATGCTCAGGAGACTGAAGGCTGACGTCTTCAAACACATGCCCTCCAAGACGGAGCTCATCGTCAGGGTGGAGCTCAGCCCCATGCAGAA GAAGTACTACAAATTCATCCTCACCCGTAACTTTGAGGCCCTGAACACGCGCAGTGGTGGAAATCAAGTATCCCTGCTCAACGTGGTGATGGACCTCAAGAAGTGCTGCAATCACCCCTACCTCTTCCCTGTGGCTGCCATG GAAGCCCCAAAGATGCCCAATGGGATGTACGACGGTAGCGCCCTCACTAAGTCTGCCGGGAAACTGACGCTAATGCAGAAGATGATGAGGAAGCTGAAAGACGGAGGGCACAGAGTACTCATCTTCTCTCAG ATGACCAAGATGCTTGACCTGCTGGAGGACTTCCTGGAGAACGAGGGCTACAAGTACGAGCGTATCGACGGCAGCATCACCGGGGGCATGAGACAGGAGGCCATCGACAGATTCAATG CTCCTGGAGCGCTGCAGTTTGCCTTCCTGCTGTCGACGAGAGCTGGAGGTCTGGGTATCAACCTGGCCACCGCCGACACAGTCATCATCTACGACTCCGACTGGAACCCTCACAACGACATCCAG GCGTTCAGCAGAGCTCACCGTATCGGACAGAACAAGAAGGTGATGATCTACCGCTTCGTCACAAAGGCCTCTGTGGAGGAGAGGATCACTCAG GTTGCCAAGAAGAAGATGATGTTGACCCACCTGGTGGTGCGTCCTGGTCTGGGCTCCAAGACGGGTTCCATGTCCAAACAGGAGCTGGACGACATCCTCAAGTTTGGCACGGAGGAGCTGTTCAAGGACGAGCTTGGAAAGGGGGACAAAGAAG GTGAGAACAAGGAGGAGGACAGCCAGGTGATCCACTATGATGACATGGCGGTGGACAGACTGCTGGACAGGAACCAGGAGTCCGAAACCCCGGAGGAAACGGAGATCGGGAGCATGAACGAGTACCTCGGTTCCTTCAAGGTGGCCCAGTACGTGGTCAAGGACGAGGAGGAGGCG GAGGAGGAAGTACAGAGGGAGATCATCAAGCAGGAGGAGAGTGTCGACCCAGACTACTGGGAGAAGCTGCTCAGGCACCACTATGAGCAGCAGCAGGAGGACCTGGCCCGCAACCTGGGCAAGGGCAAGCGCATCCGCAAGCAGGTCAACTACAACGACGGCTCCCAGGAGGACCGAGGTAGTAGACGAG CAGATTGGCAGGATGACCAATCGGACAACAACTCGGACTACTCTGTGGCCTCCGAGGAGGGCGACGAGGACTTTGATGAGCGGGCAGAAG CCAACTCTCGCAGACCCAACAGGAAAGGCATGCGGGGCGACAGGGACAAGCCGCTGCCCCCCCTGCTGGCCAGAGTGGGAGGCAACATTGAG GTGTTGGGCTTCAACGTTCGCCAGAGGAAGGCCTTCCTGAATGCAGTGATGCGTTATGGGATGCCTCCTCAGGACGCCTTCACCACCCAGTGGCTGGTCAGAGACCTGCGTGGGAAATCTGAGAAAGAGTTCAA GGCGTACGTCTCCCTTTTCATGAGGCACCTGTGCGAGCCCGGCGCCGACGGAGCCGAGACCTTTGCCGACGGCGTCCCCCGCGAAGGGTTGTCGCGGCAACACGTACTCACCCGCATCGGTGTGATGTCGCTGATCCGCAAGAAG GTCCAGGAGTTCGAGCACGTCAACGGCCAGTGGTCCATGCCCTGGATGATGGAGCTGGAGGAGAGTAAAAAGGCTgcggccgctgctgctgctggagCCCGCCCCGACTCCCCAGGGAAGACCCCCTCCACGGGCACGCCTGCAGACACGCAGCCCAACACGCCCGCCACAG CCCCCAAAACTCCCTCCACTGGCACACCCGCAGACACGCAACCCAACACGCCTGCCCCAG CAGACGATCCTTCGAAGACTGAGGACGCCACGAAGGATGgcgagaaagaggagaagaaagacggcgaggtggagaaggaggagtCCAGAAAGACGGAAGACCCAGAG GTCAATGCGATCCCCGATAAAGAGGAGAAGACTCCTTCCCCTGAACCAAAAGAGAAAGATGAAGACGAGCCCATGGAAACAGACAAGCCTGCCAACGGCGAGGCGGAAAAGGAGAAGGACGGCGAGACTGCAGAGAAGAGTGCTCAGGGAGAAGAGGAGACCAAGTCTCCAGCAGCAGAGGCCAAGATGGACGTGTCCGAGGTCAAATCGGAAGACTCCGAGGCCAAAG cagaagagaagaaagagaagacgGAGAAGATGGATACCACTCCTGCCTCAGAGGAAAAGAAAG AGCAAAAGGAGGAGAAGGATGGCGCGAAGGCGGAGGAGCTGGCCAAGCTGCAGAACGGGGACAGTGTGAAGGAGGTGGTGGCGGCCGGAGTCAGTGAGGAGAAGAAGAAAGCCAAGACGAGATTCATGTTCAACATCGCCGACGGAGGATTCACAG AGCTACACTCCTTGTGGCAGAACGAGGAGAGGGCTGCCACCGTCACCAAGAAGACCAACGAGATCTGGCACCGTCGCCATGACTACTGGCTTCTGGCTGGCATCATACA ACACGGCTACGCGCGTTGGCAGGACATTCAGAACGACGTGAAGTACGCCATCCTCAACGAGCCCTTCAAGGCTGAGATGAACCGAGGCAACTTCCTGGAGATAAAAAACAAGTTTCTGGCCAGGAGGTTCAAG CTGCTGGAGCAGGCCCTGGTGATCGAGGAGCAGCTGCGCCGGGCGGCCTACCTCAACATGTCGGAGGACCCTTCCCACCCCTCCATGGCCCTCAACACGCGCTTCAGCGAGGTGGAGTGTCTGGCCGAGTCCCACCAACACCTCAGCAAGGAGTCCATGTCGGGGAACAAGCCTGCCAACGCCGTTCTGCACAAAG tgCTGAAACAGCTGGAGGAGCTGCTCAGTGACATGAAAGCAGACGTGACCCGTCTCCCGGCAACCATCGCCCGGATACCCCCGGTCGCAGTGAGACTCCAGATGTCCGAGAGGAACATCCTCAGCCGCCTGGCCAGCAGAGGCCCCGAACCACAGCCTCAACAACCGCAG CTGTCACAACAGTAG